The genomic DNA CAGACCCGGGCCAGCCTCACGGCCGGGGAGGTCACGCTCCTGGCCGAGACGGCCTTGCGGCTGGAGCGCCACTTCAAGAAGCCCCAGGACATCGAGTTCGCCTTCGACGAGTACGGCGACCTCTATCTGCTCCAGGCCCGGCCCCTGCGGGTCCAGAGTTCGGGCGAGGCGCTCTGTCGCGATCTTTCCGAATCGCTCAAGGATTACCCCGTGCTGCTCACCGGGCGCGGCGACGTGGCCCAGCAGGGCATCGCCACAGGCCCGGTCTTCCTGATGCGCAAGGGCGTGAAGCTGGAAGACTTCCCTGCCGGAGCCATTCTCGTGGCCCCGCATTCCTCGCCCTCCTTCGCCGCGGTGCTGCGCCGGGCCGCCGGGGTGATCACGGACGTGGGCTCGGCCGTGGGACACATGGCCACCATCGCCCGCGAATACCGCGTGCCCGCCCTGCTGAACGCGGGCAACGCCACCCGCCTGCTGCGAAACGGCCAGCGCATCACCCTGGACGCGGAGCAAAAGACCGTCTACCAGGGCATGGTCGAGGAACTCTGCATGCTGGAGCTGACCAGCGACCGCATCGAGGACGCCTACGAGTACCGGCTGCTGCGCCGGGTGCTCCGGCTCGTGGAGCCTTTGAACCTCATCGATCCCTCGGCCTCGAACTTCTCGCCCGAAGGCTGCCGGACCCTGCACGACATCACCCGCTTCATCCACGAGAAGGCCGTGGAGGAGCTGATCAACATCAACCACGCCCGCCACGTGGACGACGCCAGCGCGAGCGGCAGGCTCGTGCTCCCCGTACCCCTCGACCTGGTGCTCATGGACATCGGCGGCGGGCTGGTGGAGCCCCAGAGCGACGAGGCGCGCGGAAGACGCTGGCGACGCCGGGAAATCACCCCGGCGGACGTGGTTTCCTCGCCCATGCACGCCTTCATCCAGGGCGTGACCGAACCGGGCGTCTGGCAGTCCGGCCCCGTGCCCGTGGATTTCGGCAGCTTCATGTCCAGCCTGACGCGGACCATGCCCGCGGAACTGGTCAACCCCAAGCACATGGGCCAGAACCTGGCCGTGATCTCGGACTCCTACGCCCACCTCAGCCTGCGGCTGGGCTACCATTTCAGCATGATCGACTGCTACGCGAGCCGCTTCAAGGAAGACAACTATCTTTACTTCCGCTTCGCGGGCGGGGTCACGGGCGCAACGCGGCGCTCGCGCCGAGCCCGCTTCATAGCGGACATCCTGAGCCGACATGATTTTTCCACCACCCTCCAGGAAGACCTGGTGGTGGCCCGGATGAAAAAGCTCGACGCGCCGTTGATTCTCCGGCGGGTCCGCATCCTGGGCCTCTTGGTGGCTTATACGCGGCAGCTGGACGTCTCCATGATCGACGACGAACAGATCCAGGCCCATGTGGAGCTGTTCGAAAAGATCGTGAAGTCCGGCGCATAACAATCAACGGAGGGGTGCGTCATGACCGTCCCGGGCAAGACCAGCATACTTATTTTGGACGACGAGCCCATCGTCAGCAAGCGCCTTCAGCCCGCGCTGGAGAAAAAGGGCTACGAGGTCGAAAGCTACTTCCGCAGCGCGGACGCACTGGAGCGCGTGCGCCAGCGCAACTTCGACATCGTCATCACCGACCTGAAGATGGAAGGCGTGGACGGGATGCAGTTCCTGACCGAGGTCAAGGAACGCTCCCCGCGCACGGAAGTCATCGTCATCACGGGCTTCGCGACCATGGAGACCGCCAAGGAGTCGCTGCGCAAGGGCGTCTTCGACTTCCTGGCCAAGCCCTTCAAGCTGGGCGAAATCCAGGAGGTCATCCAGAAGGCCGAGGCCAGGAGCCGGCAAGCGTCCGGCGACTGATCCCGTTCAATCCGAGCAACGAAAACGAGGTGCGAACCATGCTCAATGCACTGATACCCATCGAACTCAACCTGGCCTCCAACATCGCCCTGCGCTACGCCTGCCAGAAAGCCGGGCTTCTCCGCATGGGCCTTCAGCCCATCCACGTGGAAGAGCCGGACGGCAAGGCCCATTCCTCGCAGTCCGGCTGGATCCGCCGGACCTGGGAAACCGGGCTCCAGGAGGCCGGACGCGAGGAGGTGCAGCGCATCCTCAACAGCGAGAAGCTGGACTGCGTGGTCATCCCCCAGGCCGTCATCGCCGTGGGCGACCGCAACGAAGCCATCCTCGACGAGCTGCGGCGCGGCAGCTACGACCTCTTCATCGAGGGCGTGGTCACCAACTTCAATCTCGGCGAATTCCGCAAGCTGCTGCGCTCGAAGCTCTACAAGCGCATGTCCTGCCCGGTGCTCATGGTCAAGAACCTGATCATGTCCCCACGGGTGCTGCTTCTGCTCGACGAGGAAACCGACGTCGCGGCCCTGGTGGAGCAGTTCTGCCATCTCGTCGGCGACCCGGAAGCCGATTTCGACCTCTGCGTCTACGAGATGGAAGAGGAGCCGGGAGACAAGGCGGAGCAGATTCTCCGCAGCGCCCGGGAGCTGCTCGAGGCCCGCGGACGCGTTCCGGCCGATGCGCGGGTTCTGCGGGGCGCGCCCGAAGCCGCGGCCGAAGAGATGCGGGACTACGGCCTGCTCGTCTCGACCGTGGACCGCAAGTCCAGCCGCAAGTCCCCGCTGACGGAAGTGCTCGGACGGGTGCCCTGTCCTCTGCTGCTCTGCTGGTAACTTCTTCAACGGGAGGCGTTTATGAAGATTCTCGTGGCTGTGGATGAGAACCTCTACAGCATGTATGCGCTGGGCGAAGCGGCCCGGCTGGCCATGAACACCTGGCCCGACGTCAGCCTGCTGGCGGTGGAAAGGGAAAGCAGCCCCCTCTTCGATGACGACGCGGCCCCGGCCGACGAACGGCACCCCGGCATCGGCACGCTGCGCAACTACCGCGAGGAATTTCTCTCCATCATGGGCGAGGAGGCGCAGCTCTACGCCGCGGCCCCTGCCTCGCCGGACTTTCGGGAGGCCGGGAAGAACGTTCTGGAGGAAAAGACGGACGGCGGCCGCAAGGACTTCCGGCTGCGGCTGCGCTCCGGCAACACGGTCAAGGCGATTCTGGCCGAGGCCCGCGAGGAGCAGAGCGACCTGATCGTGCTCGGCAGCGCCCGCAGCGGCAGCGGCTGGGGCGGCGGCGACGTGCCCGGCAAGGTGGCCGAGGGCGCGGACTGTTCCGTGCTGGTGGTCAAGGAAGCCCGCAGGCCCGCCAAGGTCACCTGCATCCTGGACCACGCCAACGTGAGTCAGCAGTCCCTGGAGATGATCAACCAGCTCGTGACCCTCTACGGCGTCGACCTGGAAATCGCGGGCGTGCTCAAGCGCGGCGAACTGCGCGAGGAGGTCGAGCGCAAGATGGGCGAGGTGCTGGACTACTACATCCAGCGCGGCGTGCGCGCCCTGGTCAAGGTCGTGGACGCGGCCTCCCTCGGCTCGTTCCTTTCCCTGGGCTCCCGCACCGACCTCATGGCCCTCTGGCTCGGCCCCAAGTCCGGACTGCAACGCTTCTTCAAGCGCGACCACGTGGCCGAGCTGGTCAACGGCGCGCTCTCCTCCGTGCTCATACTTCGTTGACCGCGTGTCCGGGCCGGGCGTGTCTGCCCACATCCCCGGCTCTCCCACCTTCATCACGCGTCACGAGCCCCTGCCGGACGGTTCTCCTCCGGCAGGGGCAAATCTTTTTCAGGGATGTTCCAGGCGGGGAAGCAAACCGCGCGGCTAGCGCATCAGACGCAGGTCCAGGCCCATGTCCTCGATCTGATCGGAAATCTGCGGCCACCAGGTCGAGGCCACGAGAATGATCGGCCGCCGCTGCTCGCGCAGCAGAACCTCCGGGGCCAGCACGGGGCAGCCCATGATTTCCCGGCCCTGGCGCGAGGGGTCGGAATCGATGAATCCCAGGCAGCGGAGCGTTTCGCGATTTCTCTCGAACCATTCCCCATAGACCTGGAAAAAGCCGCCGGACGCGCCCCAGATGTAGAACGGCGAATCCCCAAGCTCCTCGGTCAGAAACCGCGTATTCGGCGCATACATGAACTGGGTCGGCACGGAAATCTCGTCCACGCTCGTTTTCCTGGCCGCGAATCCGAGCATGGAATGCCGCCGGAGCACGCGGTCCGGGATGATGTCCCGATAGCCGTAGCGCCGCACGTCGCCCCCGCCTTCCGCAAGGAACAGGTTGCAGTCCTCGAAGCCGTTGGCCAGGTAGTAGTCGAAGAAAAGCCCCGGCGAGAACTGGTAGAATCCGTGGTTCACGCTGTTGTTCATGGGCAGGCGGTGCAGCACCACTCCATCGCCGCGCAAGGAGCGGACCGTGTTCTCCAGCGCCTGCGGCGTATTGAAGATGTGTTCCAGCGTTCCGCCGTCATAGATGAAATCGTAACGATCCCAGAATGTTTTCGGCAAGGGCTCGTTCATGTTGTGCAGGAAGGTGGGCGGCGGCGTCGCCGCGATGTCCAGGGACTCCACAAAGCGAAACCCCAGGCCCCGGAACAGCTCCGGCGAGCCCCACTCCCCGCTGTCCGGAACCGGATCCCGGAGCGGCAGCACGGCCTGCGTCTGGTCCCGTGAAACGCCGAGATCCTGAATGCCGTACATCAGCATCCGCTCCCGGCCCACGGACGGCAGCACGCGCTTCAAGATGTCCAGATCGTCCCTTGTGATGCCCATCCTTGGAACTCCTCATGATCACGGCATGTTGCGAGGCGCAGACGGCACTCAATAGCACCAATGCGAAACAAACGAAAGCACGGCCCGTCCGGCACGGCCCGTCCGGCACGGCAGGCGCGCGGGCAGAGTTCTCCGCTGCCGTCCCGGTCGGCGGCGCTTCCGCAATCCCGGAACGCTACTTGGCGATGTCCGCAAAGGACGCGCCCGTGAGGGCGGCGAGGTCGCGCGGCGACAGCTCGATCTCCAGCCCTCTGCGGCCCGCGCTGACGAAGATGGTTCCGGCCGTTTCGGCGGAAGCGTCGATGACCGTGGGAAGAGGCTTTTTCTGGCCCAGGGGGCTGACCCCGCCGACCACGTAGCCCGTGACGCGCTCCACCAGCCCCACCTCGGCCATGGCGACCTTCTTCACGCCCACGGCCCTGGCCAGGCACTTCAGGTCGAGCTGCCGCAGCACGGGAACCACGGCCACGAAAAGCGTTTTGCCCTCGCCGACCACCAGGGTCTTGAAAACCCTGGCCGGGTCCACGCCCATCTTGTCCGCCGCTTCCCTGCCGTAGGAATCCGCTGCCGGGTCGTGCTCGTACTCGTGGACGAGATATTCGATCCTGGCCTGCTTGGCCTTGTCGATAGCCGGAGTCATATCTTCTTCGTCTCTCCCGGATAGCTGCCCATGGTCTCGCCCCCCTGCCCGCCGCCCGGCTCAGTCCGGGTCGAAGGGCGCGATCAGCCCGTTGAAGCCCGTGCGCGCCCGCGCACGGTACAAGGCTTCGTCCGCCGCGTTGTTTTTCCGCGTATGCTTCTCGTAGTCAACCTCGCACATGATGCAGCCCGGATTGAAGATGGCCCTGCCCTGAGCCCAGGCGATGGCGGATATTTCCGTATCGCCGAAATGGCTCTGGTATTCCGGGTAGAACACGAAGTTGTGGTACAGGCTCCGCGCCCAGGAGCGCCGCAGGAGGCCGAAGGTGGCGATGTTGCCGTAAAAGCGCCCGTCGCTGAAGGGCAGGAGGTCCGCTCCGCTCTCGTCGAGGGTTTCCAGCGCGGCGCGCAGCCAGCCGTCGCCGGGAAACACGTCCTGGGCGAGATAGCCGAAATATTTGGAGCGGGAATGGGCGAAGATCAGATTGGCGACCTTGATGAAGCCGAGGCGCAGGGAATCGTCCACCAGCACCAGAAGCCCATCGCAGAGGGCGCGCCGCGACAGGACGGATTCGACCCGCCTCGCCAAGGCCTGATCGATGAAGGGCAGCACGATCACGACCTGCTCATGCTCGAAGGTTGCCCCAGATTCCAGCTCGGCCACGTCCAGGAAAACAGAGCGCATGGTTTCGCCTCGCCGCGTTGTCGTCGCGGCCGGAGGAAGCGTATCTCTCCGGCCCCTGTCAGGGTTACGCCACCGGGCATGCCCGCCCGCGCCAGCGCCGCTATCGGAAGGCGTGCCAGGCCCGCTTCGACGATGTGCGGAATCGGCTCATGCCGACCTCGAACAAAAAAGCGCACAACAGAAACACGAAAAAGGCGATGCAGGCCTTGGGATTGTCCGACGCGGACCGCCAGAGCAACGTGCCCAAAGCGGCCAGGCAGACCAGCGCGCCGATCAGCATGGGCGCCCTCCTCCCGTGAATCGACTCGTGCAGCTTGGCTCCGGCGAGATTCACGGCCGCGAAGATCAGCAGGAACCCCGCGCTGGCGATCATGGCGATGGACTGGAGGTCCAGGAGATTGGCCAGGGCCAGGGTGATGGCTCCGGTGATGAGCACGCCGAAGGGCTGGTTCCAGACCTTGCGTTCCATGATTTCCGGCAATTCCTTGTCCTTGGCCAGGATGAATCCCAGCCGTGCGTTGCCGTAGATGGTGGCGTTGATGGCGGAAAGCGTGGCCAGCATGGCGGCCGCGCCGACCAGGAAGAATCCGAACCGGCCGAGCGCGGGCTTGGCCGCCACCGCCAGCACGAAATCCTTGGAGGAGGCGACGAGGCTTTCCGGCACGACGCCCACGGTCAGGATCGCCACCAGGACGTAGAGCACGACCACCAGCCCGACGGAACAGTAGAAGGCGCGCGGCAGGGTCACGGACGGGTTGCGGATGTCCTCGGCGGCGTTGGCGATCAGTTCGAAGCCCTCGTAGGCGACGAAGATGACCATGCCCGCCGGGACCACGGACGACATGGGCGCCCAGTGCGACACGGCCATGCGCGCGGGCTGGATGAACATGGCCCCGGACACGAGCACCACGGCCAGCAGGATCAGCTTGAGCACCACGACGAATGTCTCGGATTTGCTGATCAGCTCCGCGCCGAGCAGATTGACGAGCATGGGAACGACGATGGCCGCGCTGATGAGCGCGTGATGCAGAAGGGACGGATGCCACCCGGCCGGAAAGAACGTTTCGGCGTAGGATGCGAAGGCCGTGGCGTAGAGCGAGAGGGTCACCAGATAGCTGAGCCAGAGCACGAAGTTCAGTCCGCCCACCAGGCTGTCCATCCCGAACGCGCGGTCCAGGAACACCACGGTGCCGCCCTGGCTGGGAAAGGCCACGGACAGCTTGGCGTAGGAATAGGCCGTGAGCATGGCCACGCACCCGGCAAGGGCAAAGGCCACGGGCGTCGCTCCCTGCGCTATGGTCACCGCCACGCCCAGCACAGCGAAGATGCCGCCGCCCACCATGCCGCCGATGCCAATGGCGACCGCGCCGAGCAGGCTGATTTTCCCCTGCTTTTCCTCGCTCATGCCCAAGACCTCCCTCTCCCTGCTTATGCCCAACCACAGCGAAAGGCAACGCGCGTTCCCAAAAGAGCGGGTCTAGCCCGCTTCACGCTCCCCGGCCCCGGCCCGGACCAGCGCCATGGCCACGTCGGCCAGCTCGTCCGCAAAGGCTTCGTCCAGGGAGGCGTGCCCCACGAGCAGACGATACCACATGGCGCCGAAAACGACGTCCGCAAGCATGTCCGGATCATGGACAAGACCGATTCGGCCCTGCTCGGCGGCCTGCGTGAAGATCGAGTTCAGGACCGCGCGCCGTTTCGCCGCGAAGCCCTCCCGGAAGCGTTCCCGGAATCCGCCGTCCTCCTGCGCCCGCGCCATGAGAAAGCGCAGGTGCGCGCCGCCTCCGTCCAGGATGGCGCGCACCGAGCCCCGCAAGAACTCTCGCAGGGTTTCCCGCAACGATTCGCGGGCAGAGACCGCGATTTCCTCGTCCGCCAGCCGGAGAACGGCCTCCAGCACGATGTCCGCCAGCGTGGGCCACCAGCGGTAGAGAGTCGGCCTGCCCACCCCGGCCCGCCGCGCCACCGCCTCCATGGTCAGACAAACGCCCCGGTTCTCGATCAAAAGCTCGTGCGCGGCGCGCAGGATCGCCTCCCGCGTCCTCTCGCTTCTCGGACGTCCGATCTTCGCTTTGGTCATGTCCCCCTCGTTCTCCCTGTCCGCATTGCGCCGTGCTTGACACGTTTCGACAAGATAAATTACGTTACGCAACGTAAATTATCAAGAGCGTACCGCTCCGCTTTCGGCCCGGAAAATCACCGGGCCGAGCATGGAGCGCCGCCCCTCCCCTCTACGACAACGGAGCTGAACGATGGATGTGAAGAACGTCAAGGCCGCATATTTTTCCCCCACCGGCACGACCAGGGCCGTTGTCCGAGCCATTGTCGCGGGCATTGCACCGGACGCCGGAGCGGGCGAACCCGAATTCCTGGACATCACCCTCCCCGGCTCCAGGAAAAAGCCGCTCACGGTGGCCGAGGACGATCTGCTCGTGATCGGCGTGCCGGTCTACATGGGCAGGGTTCCCGCGCTCCTGGGCGACTGGCTGAACGCTATCCGGCTTCGCGCAACGCCCACGGTCTGCGTCGTGGTCTACGGCAACCGCGCTTACGAGGACGCGCTTCTGGAGCTGAAGAACATGGTCGCGCAGCGCGGCGGGGTTCCTGTCGCGTGCGCCGCGTACGTTGGCGAGCATTCCTTCTCCTCGGCGGAGCGGCCCACGGCCCAGGGCCGCCCGGACAAGGACGACCTGGAGCACGCCCGGGAATTCGGAAGGAAGATCCGCGCCAAAATGCAGTCCCTTTCCCCAGCGGCGCAAGTTCCCGACGTGGCCGTGCCGGGGGTGCTGCCCTACCGCAAGGACTCCAAGCTCTGGGATGTCGATTTCATCGCGGTCAGCGACGAATGCACCCAATGCGGCGCGTGCGCCGAAGCCTGCCCCACCGGAGCCATCGACCCGCAGGACGCCGCCAGGATCGATCCCGTCAGGTGCATCACCTGCTGCGCGTGCATCAAGCTCTGCCCCCAGGGAGCCAGGAGCATGAAGCCCGGCCCGGTGCTGGACGCCTCCGTGCGGCTGAACACGCTTTTCCGGGAGTGCTGCCGACCGGAATGCTTTCTGTGACCGTTCGAATCCCCGTTTGCCGGGCTTTTTCCGCGCGGCGCGCAGTCCCGGCCTGTCGGGCGAAAAACGCACGCGGCAGGCCGCGGGGGAAACCCGTTGCCAAATCCACAGGGGCGGCGTAGTGGAAAATGAGGCAAGTTCTCCGCTCGACACGTCTTGAGCACATCGTCCCGGCGCATTCGTCGGCGGCCAAGCGCGGCCCCGGCAGACCGGGACGCGCCCTGCGCCTTTGCCGGGGAGTCCGGGCGACCCCCGGCCATGTTCCGCGCGCCAAACCGCCCATGCCTTGCCCCAGGAGTTTTTCCGCATGAACGCCCTCTTTGCTCCGCACATGCTGGACATCGTCTGCCTGGCCATATCCACGGGCCTGTTCACGGCATATCATCTCTTCGTCGCGTGGAAGCTGAAGAAAAATCCCATCTACACGCTCTACGGGGCCACGAAATGGGCGAAAACGGCCTGGGTCGTCAACGTCATGGAAGAGAAGAACGACATCCTCGCCGTGCAGACGCTGCGCAACTCGACCATGGCCGCGACGTTCCTCGCCTCGACGTCGATCCTGCTCGCGGTCGGCCTGCTCACCCTTTC from Paucidesulfovibrio longus DSM 6739 includes the following:
- a CDS encoding PEP/pyruvate-binding domain-containing protein; translated protein: MSLSTHIHSLLRRWRGGDKPSFADLFSRFREILKLNNAVLTAVASMNSKLGGSYIFDRQYIRSASSELENLVGKLIYAMDGLAPGKYLGLNKSFRAICGNIEAEIAGRTVIPETPMVLRYSQIKPSDREAVGAKTAHLAELGNTLGLRTPQGMVATVTAYQAFLDHNRLREPIAALTSDWQDGKMDAHSASERIQELILAGELPPRLRRALSRGAEALRLDPDDPETFYAVRSSAWGEDGEHSFAGQYRSVLGVTPDKLHDAYREVLAGAYSARVMEYRRDMGFAAHEVFMAVSFQAMIPARSSGVVYSLPPEAPEERNVVVAGTWGLGAPLVSGDAAADRFVVSRERPHKQVAISVVRKENAERVAPDGGVHSEAVPEELQTRASLTAGEVTLLAETALRLERHFKKPQDIEFAFDEYGDLYLLQARPLRVQSSGEALCRDLSESLKDYPVLLTGRGDVAQQGIATGPVFLMRKGVKLEDFPAGAILVAPHSSPSFAAVLRRAAGVITDVGSAVGHMATIAREYRVPALLNAGNATRLLRNGQRITLDAEQKTVYQGMVEELCMLELTSDRIEDAYEYRLLRRVLRLVEPLNLIDPSASNFSPEGCRTLHDITRFIHEKAVEELININHARHVDDASASGRLVLPVPLDLVLMDIGGGLVEPQSDEARGRRWRRREITPADVVSSPMHAFIQGVTEPGVWQSGPVPVDFGSFMSSLTRTMPAELVNPKHMGQNLAVISDSYAHLSLRLGYHFSMIDCYASRFKEDNYLYFRFAGGVTGATRRSRRARFIADILSRHDFSTTLQEDLVVARMKKLDAPLILRRVRILGLLVAYTRQLDVSMIDDEQIQAHVELFEKIVKSGA
- a CDS encoding response regulator, which translates into the protein MTVPGKTSILILDDEPIVSKRLQPALEKKGYEVESYFRSADALERVRQRNFDIVITDLKMEGVDGMQFLTEVKERSPRTEVIVITGFATMETAKESLRKGVFDFLAKPFKLGEIQEVIQKAEARSRQASGD
- a CDS encoding adenine nucleotide alpha hydrolase family protein, which codes for MLNALIPIELNLASNIALRYACQKAGLLRMGLQPIHVEEPDGKAHSSQSGWIRRTWETGLQEAGREEVQRILNSEKLDCVVIPQAVIAVGDRNEAILDELRRGSYDLFIEGVVTNFNLGEFRKLLRSKLYKRMSCPVLMVKNLIMSPRVLLLLDEETDVAALVEQFCHLVGDPEADFDLCVYEMEEEPGDKAEQILRSARELLEARGRVPADARVLRGAPEAAAEEMRDYGLLVSTVDRKSSRKSPLTEVLGRVPCPLLLCW
- a CDS encoding universal stress protein, with the translated sequence MKILVAVDENLYSMYALGEAARLAMNTWPDVSLLAVERESSPLFDDDAAPADERHPGIGTLRNYREEFLSIMGEEAQLYAAAPASPDFREAGKNVLEEKTDGGRKDFRLRLRSGNTVKAILAEAREEQSDLIVLGSARSGSGWGGGDVPGKVAEGADCSVLVVKEARRPAKVTCILDHANVSQQSLEMINQLVTLYGVDLEIAGVLKRGELREEVERKMGEVLDYYIQRGVRALVKVVDAASLGSFLSLGSRTDLMALWLGPKSGLQRFFKRDHVAELVNGALSSVLILR
- a CDS encoding nucleoside-diphosphate sugar epimerase/dehydratase, translating into MGITRDDLDILKRVLPSVGRERMLMYGIQDLGVSRDQTQAVLPLRDPVPDSGEWGSPELFRGLGFRFVESLDIAATPPPTFLHNMNEPLPKTFWDRYDFIYDGGTLEHIFNTPQALENTVRSLRGDGVVLHRLPMNNSVNHGFYQFSPGLFFDYYLANGFEDCNLFLAEGGGDVRRYGYRDIIPDRVLRRHSMLGFAARKTSVDEISVPTQFMYAPNTRFLTEELGDSPFYIWGASGGFFQVYGEWFERNRETLRCLGFIDSDPSRQGREIMGCPVLAPEVLLREQRRPIILVASTWWPQISDQIEDMGLDLRLMR
- the ybaK gene encoding Cys-tRNA(Pro) deacylase, which codes for MTPAIDKAKQARIEYLVHEYEHDPAADSYGREAADKMGVDPARVFKTLVVGEGKTLFVAVVPVLRQLDLKCLARAVGVKKVAMAEVGLVERVTGYVVGGVSPLGQKKPLPTVIDASAETAGTIFVSAGRRGLEIELSPRDLAALTGASFADIAK
- a CDS encoding APC family permease, coding for MSEEKQGKISLLGAVAIGIGGMVGGGIFAVLGVAVTIAQGATPVAFALAGCVAMLTAYSYAKLSVAFPSQGGTVVFLDRAFGMDSLVGGLNFVLWLSYLVTLSLYATAFASYAETFFPAGWHPSLLHHALISAAIVVPMLVNLLGAELISKSETFVVVLKLILLAVVLVSGAMFIQPARMAVSHWAPMSSVVPAGMVIFVAYEGFELIANAAEDIRNPSVTLPRAFYCSVGLVVVLYVLVAILTVGVVPESLVASSKDFVLAVAAKPALGRFGFFLVGAAAMLATLSAINATIYGNARLGFILAKDKELPEIMERKVWNQPFGVLITGAITLALANLLDLQSIAMIASAGFLLIFAAVNLAGAKLHESIHGRRAPMLIGALVCLAALGTLLWRSASDNPKACIAFFVFLLCAFLFEVGMSRFRTSSKRAWHAFR
- a CDS encoding TetR/AcrR family transcriptional regulator yields the protein MTKAKIGRPRSERTREAILRAAHELLIENRGVCLTMEAVARRAGVGRPTLYRWWPTLADIVLEAVLRLADEEIAVSARESLRETLREFLRGSVRAILDGGGAHLRFLMARAQEDGGFRERFREGFAAKRRAVLNSIFTQAAEQGRIGLVHDPDMLADVVFGAMWYRLLVGHASLDEAFADELADVAMALVRAGAGEREAG
- a CDS encoding EFR1 family ferrodoxin (N-terminal region resembles flavodoxins. C-terminal ferrodoxin region binds two 4Fe-4S clusters.) is translated as MDVKNVKAAYFSPTGTTRAVVRAIVAGIAPDAGAGEPEFLDITLPGSRKKPLTVAEDDLLVIGVPVYMGRVPALLGDWLNAIRLRATPTVCVVVYGNRAYEDALLELKNMVAQRGGVPVACAAYVGEHSFSSAERPTAQGRPDKDDLEHAREFGRKIRAKMQSLSPAAQVPDVAVPGVLPYRKDSKLWDVDFIAVSDECTQCGACAEACPTGAIDPQDAARIDPVRCITCCACIKLCPQGARSMKPGPVLDASVRLNTLFRECCRPECFL